TTCAGCAAGTGCACCCCGATAGACAAGCCCATCATGTAAGCAATGAAAACGATCCAGCGGTCGCCGTACTTGGTATCCGCTTCATGCTCCCATTTGAGCATAGCCCAGAACACCAGGGCGGTGAAGAGGGAGGAAAATGCGTATACCTCACCTTCCACGGCGGAGAACCAGAAAGAATCAGAGAAAGTATATGCCAAAGCACCTACAACGCCTGCGCCCATTACGGCCAGTAATTGCTGGCTGGAAAGTTCTTCACCGGTAGTGGTGAACATGCGGCGTGCAAAGTGGGTGATAGTCCAGAATAAGAACAGGATGGTAAAACCACTGGCCAGGGCGCTCATGATATTTACACCCAGGGCTGCTTCAGAAGGAGAGAAGGGAAGGGTAAAGAGCCTGCCCAGCAATACAAACAAAGGAGCTCCCGGAGGGTGAGGTACCTGTACCCTATAGGCCGCGGAAATGAACTCGCCGCAATCCCACAGGCTTCCCGTGGCTTCCATGGTCATTAAATACACACTACAGGCAATTATACACACGATCCAGCCTGTAATGTTATTAATCCGGTTAAAATTCATAAGGTTGTTTTATATAATTCCGACAAAAATAGAAAAAGTAACCAATTAAGCTAATGTGAACAACAGTTTTAACTTTTTATAAATATTTTAACAATTGGATGGATCGGGGCAATCGGAAAGAAGTACGGTAAATCAGGCGGTTATGGGGTTCTGTTTTCCAGGCTCCAGGCTTCGGGTTTTCCGGTGAACCAGCCTTTAATGGCCGTCCAGATGTCCGCAAACATCTCTGAATGGCGGTAAACATCCAGTGACTCTATATTTTCCCAGTGGCTGTAGGTGAAATAGACCCCGATATGGGCTTTGTCCTTCCAGAGTTCCAGGTGGGTACATCCCGGGAAATGGCGGATGTCCGCCTGGCGTTCCGCAAAAAGCTGTTCAAAAGCAGCAGTTTGCGCAGGGTCGAAGGTCAGTTTCACGATCCGGATCATTATTCAAAGATGATTTTCACGGTTTGGTAAAAGGACAGTTGCTGATAAGCAGCCTGTTGCAACTGATCTCTCCGGAAGCCCTGCAGGCCAAACAGCCCGGCAGCATTCCCTTTGTTCACAGCTATTTCAAGATACCCGGCGGCGTTAAAGAGCGCCAGTTTCTGTCCTTCCGGCACATCTGCATAGGTTTCACTGACCTGGGTGATCATTTCATCCCTGCGGAAGAAGATGGCGAATTTGCGTCCCTGCTGCTGGGCAATGAATTGTTCCCGGGTGATGTTCACTACTACGTTCTCAAAGTTATCGATGTGAATGATCTGCCCTTCAATATAGTCTTCCCCGGTCAGCGGCTGGAGGTTGTTCTTCACCGTCAGTTCCGTAACCGGTGTACCTACCTGTTCCATGGATGCGCCTTTCATCATTGCAGCAATTGCCAGGGCCATCACTTTCACCATGTTCAGCGTGTGTTTGTTCTCACCCGGTACCAGGGGCAGGCGCACTACCTGTGTTGGCTTTTCCCCGGCGATCATGGTTACAATACCATTGTCCGCACAGCAGATGAACTGGTTATTGTGCCGCGCCATCAACAGGTAATCTGCTTTACGGTCGAACAGGTTATTCAGCACGAGGTGAAAGGTCTCTTCCGGAAAGTATTTAAAAGCACTGCGGCAGATGTAAGTAGCCTGCGGAAGGTTGAAAGGAGAGATGTGATGAGAGATGTCCACCACCTGAGCATCCGCGCAGTGTTGCAGCAGCAGGCCCTTAATGGCGCCTGCGAGGTAATCCTGCAAACCGATATCGGATGTTAGTGTGATAATGGGCATGTTATAGTTTGGGCGCTAAAACCCACAAGGGTATTGCAAATCCTGTGCAAAGAAAGTCATTTTCAATGAGAGTAAGAGAATGTGGAAATTAAAAATTATTCACTTTTTAAAGGTGAGCCCGGTTCCTTTTTAAAGTGATTGAACACCAGCTTATCTGCCAGGCCGGGTAAAAGCTTACTTAGCAGTACGGTGATCTTGCCTTGTGAAGTAAGCACCAGGCTGCGTTTGCGTTTTAATATAGCCTTTAACGTATGTTGCGCAACAGTGGCTGCACTCATCAGTTTGTCCTCATTCAAAGGTGTTTCCTGCTGAGATTGCCCACTTTTATCCAGCGCTGTATTACGGATATTGGAAGCCGTGAAGCCCGGGCAGATCCACATCACATTAACGCCTGTATGCAAATTCTCCGTGCGCAAAGCTTCCAGGAATCCCTGCATGGCGAACTTGGAAGCGGAATAGCCGGTCCTTCCCGGTAAGCCCCTGTAGCCGGCTATGGAAGAGATGCCCACTACGGTACCCTTGTTGGCCAGGATAGACGGGAAAGCATATTTGGTGCAGTATACCATTCCCCAGAAATTAATGTCCACCAGTGTTTTGAGGACCTCCACATCCGCATCATGGAACAAAGCCCGCATACTGATGCCAGCGTTATTGATCAGCACATCTATCTTCCCGAACCGGGCCAGCGCACTTTCTATGAAGGCTTTGCAATCAGCTTCTTTGCTCACATCGGCGGGGAAGGTATGTAAAGCAGGATGGTTCAGTTCCTGCTGCAGGGCATCGAGGGTATTTTGTTTGCGGCCGCATACAGATACATTGGCGCCGGTCTGCAGGAATGCAACAGCCAGTGCTTTCCCAATACCTGATGTAGCGCCGGTGATCACAACAGTTTTATGCTGAAAGGAATTTTGCATGGCGCAAAAATAGACAGATTTGTTATTATATTTGCATTTCATGGATATTGCCTAACATACCCTCTCTGCCAGTCTCTAACGGCCTGCCTTACATGCAAACATGGAGAGGGTGACCCCTGTATTGAGTACATATAAAATTTATCATTGGCAATTATTTAAACATGCAACCTAATTCAATTATCATTCAACAGGAAACTAAAGTTGATCATAAATTCGTTTTTGAAATACATAAGCAGGCATTTAAACGGGAAGAGGAAGCCATCCTTGTAGACCGTTTGCGCACAAGCCCCATGTATGTTCCATCACTTTCACTCATCGCCATTACCGGTCAGCGCATCGCAGGTCATATACTTTTTACCGAGATTAAGATCGGTGGAAGGAATGTGAAAGCCCTGGCATTGGCGCCCGTTTCCGTATTGCCGGAGTTTCAGCAACAGGGCATCGGCGGGATGTTGATCAGGGAAGGATTGTCTAAAGCAACGGAAGCCGGTTATGGCTCCGTGATCGTTCTGGGGCATGAGCATTATTATCCGAAGTTCGGATTTGTGCCTGCATCCAAATGGGGGATCACATCGCCTTTTGATGTACCGGATAATTTTTTTATGGGAATGGAGTTGTTCCCGGGCGCATTGGATGGTGTTTCGGGCATGGTGGAGTATGCTCCGGAATTTATGTCTTAGGTGTGATTTTTGCACTACGTAATACCTCACTAAAATTCAATACCATGTTGCAGGATTTCGTAGTCACAAAGGCACTGGACATTAAAGCGCCTGTTTCCAAAGTGTGGAAATTTCTCACCACTCCGGAGGGTATTAAAGAATATCTTTTTGGCACGAATGCTACCAGTGAATGGAAAGTGGGCAGCCTGATCCGTTTTACGGGAGAGTATGAAGGCAAGCCATATGAGGATAAAGGTACTATTGAAGTGTTCGATAAAGAGAAGGTATTTGAATATACTTACTACAGCAGCTCCAGCGGTGTACCGGATCAGGCGGAGAATTATTCTTTGGTGCGCATGGAACTGGAACCAATAGAAGAAGGTACAAGACTGAAAGTAAAACATAGCAATTTCCCTACTGAAACGGTTTATCAGAACAATGAGAAACAATGGGATCTTGTAATGGATACGATTAAGGATAAAACAGAAGAGCGCAGTTAGCGCTCTTCTGTTGTTTTAGAATGGCCTGGATGTAATGATCATGCGGGTTATCTGTTTGAGTGTTTTATATTTTTGTGGATGAAATGATCATTTGGATCATCTGTTTTATAATTGTTGGGATCTTTTTGGCATTCATTCTATCTTTTTTGCATTATCCTCCCTATTCTTTTCCAGCCGCAATATCTCCGGGTCAACCACTGCAAGTGCCGGCTTCTCTTTTAGCAAAATGCGTGTTTGATAACCTTCATACATCACTTTACCTGCATCATCATACAAAGCAATACCTAACTTTTCCTCCGGCGCGTTACTCTTTACCCGCAGCTTCACCTCATATTCCCCGGAAGGCAGTTTTTTCATATTCGCTTCGGCTAAGCTAAAGTCGTACAGGAACTTTGTTTCCCACCAGCGATGTATCAATCGTTGTTGTGCAGGTGTGGCAACTGCATAGAAGTTATTGAGCAGATCTGCAGTGGTAGGTCTTGTTCCCGGCCAGCTATGTACCCTCAGCAGGCTGCGTAAGGCGGTATTGATCGTATCCGTTCCCATTTCAGCCATCATAGCCTGCATCACGATGCTGCCTTTCTGATAGTGCACATAAC
This DNA window, taken from Chitinophaga niabensis, encodes the following:
- a CDS encoding GNAT family N-acetyltransferase — its product is MQPNSIIIQQETKVDHKFVFEIHKQAFKREEEAILVDRLRTSPMYVPSLSLIAITGQRIAGHILFTEIKIGGRNVKALALAPVSVLPEFQQQGIGGMLIREGLSKATEAGYGSVIVLGHEHYYPKFGFVPASKWGITSPFDVPDNFFMGMELFPGALDGVSGMVEYAPEFMS
- a CDS encoding SRPBCC family protein, which codes for MLQDFVVTKALDIKAPVSKVWKFLTTPEGIKEYLFGTNATSEWKVGSLIRFTGEYEGKPYEDKGTIEVFDKEKVFEYTYYSSSSGVPDQAENYSLVRMELEPIEEGTRLKVKHSNFPTETVYQNNEKQWDLVMDTIKDKTEERS
- a CDS encoding SDR family oxidoreductase, yielding MQNSFQHKTVVITGATSGIGKALAVAFLQTGANVSVCGRKQNTLDALQQELNHPALHTFPADVSKEADCKAFIESALARFGKIDVLINNAGISMRALFHDADVEVLKTLVDINFWGMVYCTKYAFPSILANKGTVVGISSIAGYRGLPGRTGYSASKFAMQGFLEALRTENLHTGVNVMWICPGFTASNIRNTALDKSGQSQQETPLNEDKLMSAATVAQHTLKAILKRKRSLVLTSQGKITVLLSKLLPGLADKLVFNHFKKEPGSPLKSE
- a CDS encoding SAM hydrolase/SAM-dependent halogenase family protein: MPIITLTSDIGLQDYLAGAIKGLLLQHCADAQVVDISHHISPFNLPQATYICRSAFKYFPEETFHLVLNNLFDRKADYLLMARHNNQFICCADNGIVTMIAGEKPTQVVRLPLVPGENKHTLNMVKVMALAIAAMMKGASMEQVGTPVTELTVKNNLQPLTGEDYIEGQIIHIDNFENVVVNITREQFIAQQQGRKFAIFFRRDEMITQVSETYADVPEGQKLALFNAAGYLEIAVNKGNAAGLFGLQGFRRDQLQQAAYQQLSFYQTVKIIFE
- a CDS encoding putative quinol monooxygenase encodes the protein MIRIVKLTFDPAQTAAFEQLFAERQADIRHFPGCTHLELWKDKAHIGVYFTYSHWENIESLDVYRHSEMFADIWTAIKGWFTGKPEAWSLENRTP